CAATCCAATAAAGCAATGGCGTAGACTAGAGTCCCTCCCCTTGGGTACCCGTACAAAGCGTGGCGCCACGCCATTGGTCCACACGCTCCAAACGTAGTCGTATACCACTATATTGACCCCTGCACACACACAGAGTCTAGCCACCTATCTATATAAATACCTTCAACGTTTTTAGCAGAGCCTTCGTCATCGGAGGAGCCTCTCATACCTATATTTTCTCCTCATTCTCATTTTCTCGATCGTGTTCTCTGTATCTCCAAGCAAACCGAACGAAATGGTCAGCCTTCTACTCTTTCATCTCCATTTCTGCTCCGCTACTTCAGCTATTATTGATAAATTGTTGCTAAGAACTCCGATTACTATGATTCTGTTCTTCCAAATCTTCTTTTTTACGTTTCTCGCGGTTTCTTATTTATCAAACGGATCTtcatttgttttgagatttttccGATGTCGTCTTTGTTTGTTCTGTGGTCGATCTGATGTTCGGAAGTGAAGTTTGGAATTGTAGTAATCTGTGTGCGTTGGTATAGTTATTAATCAGTTTAGTTGTGCTTCTTCAGCTTGCAGATCTGATTTTTTCGAATGTTTACTCTTTGAATCGTGATTTCCGTAGTggattataattctttttggaaataaattttCTGATCAatgattcatttttattttgatgactGGAAATGATACGATCTACTCTCCTTAACCAAACGGATCGTGCTGAGTTTTGAATGCATTTTGTTCTGATGTTCTTCTAATATGCAGTCTTTTATGGATGTTATACTTGGACAAAGAATTTGCAGTGCATGTTaagagttgatattttttggatttttcggACGATTTTAGAGTCCTTTAGTGATGGTTTGGAagtattattatcatcattaatATTTAGATTTAATTCTACTTCTGTTTCCAGTTTTCTACCTCAAGCACATTGGGCTgcttagaaaaattttaagggATAAAGGAGGCCAATGTATTTGTGTTGGAATTTTCCATTATCTAGAATTCTAGCCAAGCGGATTACAATTTCTTCTAGCATAGCTtagatgatttttcttttgcttcttttttattgttattgaaAAAAAAGGGTGGATCGTGTTAGGCtaagattattttattgtcaaatCTAGGTAATATAATTGATTTCTTAATGTTTACAATATTTGGGAATGCTAATTTTTGTGGTTTTATTTTAACAACCTATAAGGTCTTCCATATGTTAATATTCCTCATATACTATGTGTCTTAATAACTTGTAGGTTTATTTATGTCAACTACTTAATCTCTATGATGTTTATAAATTCCTTAGGCCAACGCAGCCTCGGGTATAGCTGTGCACGATGACTGCAAGTTGAGGTTTCTAGAACTTAAGGCGAAAAGGACCTATCGCTTCATAGTTTTCAAGATTGAGGAGAAGCAGAAGCAAGTTATTGTGGAGAAGGTTGGTGAGCCAAACCAAGGTTACGAGGATTTCACTGCAAGCCTTCCAGCTGACGAGTGCCGTTATGCTGTATATGATTTTGACTTTGTCACGGAAGAGAATTGCCAAAAGAGCAGGATTTTCTTTGTTGCTTGGTGAGTCTATTTGATTGGCCTTTCAATTGATCTATTTGATTGGCCTTTCAATTGATCTTTGATGCCTTGTTCTTTGTTATTGTACATACACTAATTTGCCTCCTGTTGTATGAAGGTCTCCCGACACATCAAGGGTTAGAAGCAAGATGATTTATGCAAGCTCCAAAGATAGATTTAAGAGAGAGCTTGATGGAATTCAGGTTGAGTTGCAAGCAACTGATCCAACTGAGATTGGTCTTGATGTCATTAAGAGCCGTGCCAGCTGAATACAAACTGTAGGCCTTGCAACAGGGAGTTCTTCCTTTCTGCCCTTCTTTACTTAAGTGAAGTGTCTATAGTTTGTGGGATGGTGGACTTGGCTAATTACGGGTATAAATTTCCAAGTTTTGCCctgggagtttttttttatcaatcctGGACAAGCATCTTTGCTTTCCAGTATATCAATGTGATCTGTTATCTCTGGAACCTATGTACTATTGAGTGGGGGTGAATGTTTAGACGACACCTTTAGTtcatttcaagttttaaattgaTCCTTGTCAATTAATTAACTTTGGAGTGCTAAAGGGGAATGGTTTTAAGATTTCCAAAGTTGCTCATTTATTTGGCCTGTTTTGTATTACATAGACAATTATATCACAAGAAAACTGATGCTTGTTCTTGAAAACTTCTGATATTTATTCTTGCAAACTTATCTACTATGTTTTCTTGAGTTCCACATTCTACTTGATGAGTTTTCTTGTTGAGTTTTTGAGGTCTGTGAAACAAGATTTGCTGTCTTGACAGGCCCTTTGTGAACTAAATGTTTGTACACGTCCATGACAGCTTCATTGAGCAAGGTCATGTACCTATCAATTCATTAATGATGGGGATGCTGATCGGTGTCTGTGACTCTGTGTCGTCCACTactcaatacttttttttttctggggtACGCTAGATCAACATAGATAGGCAAATAAAGTTCAAATATGGGGTTTGGGTCTTCAATGAGTTAACTCTAACTCaacctaaataattaaaatgtgtcATCTAGATTCAAGTCATTCAAGTTGCTTTTAGGGTTCATGACGAGTCAACCATTTATTTTCTCGAGTCTTTAAAATTCTAGACACATTTTCTTATGGATTTAATTCAATTacatcattattatatttttacataaaatattttctgatttGATTTGTCATCCATCTGTATACATGAATACATGGATGACATATATGagatcaaaattatattataaattcgATATGTTTGAATTTTCAAGAATTTAAATATACAATAGAGATGTTCCAACTTCTAAGTAAAGATCAAGAAGTGctataaataatgataataactgcttaattaaaacatttcagacgaaattatttttttcaattgatatttttgtttggatcACAAAATCCAAAATTGAGATTCTGGAAGTATTTTATAaccttatatataaaataacatatttcatTAGTCTCTACAATTATCATAAGATGCATgagatatttatattatttgctTTAATATTAATGGATAAAAAAGTTGCTAGAAATTTATTCATGGATCATTTATAAACTTTTTGAAGGTGATCTATGGTATGAGCATAGTGTCGCCATACCCAACCCTCTGTTGGTAAAATCCACCCATACAAAATCAAAGATTTCTAGATAACATCAACGGATCAAAGCCAACAGCATCAATAGAAAATCGAACTCGTGGATCTAACTATATTCGTATAAGGGACTTTTGGATATGAGTTTCATAACTATGACTCGCATTAGAGACTCGTGGAGAGAGTTGAGTAGAAAGAGACCCATGGGGGTGGTCGTGGGTCCTTGACAAGAAGAAACTTGCAGCAGCACCGTGAGCTTGAATAGAGGAGGAGAACTaagaaagctgaaaaaaaaaaaaaaaaaaaaaaagaagaagaagaataagaggataaatgggaaaaaagagtaatactaaatatagtAATGAGTTGTGCAAGTGCCGctcactccttttgaaaaatagtagaatttactattaaaaaattaattttttcatgtgtgactcatatttattaattttttaaaaaaaatgcacgatACTTTTGTTCTATGACtgcaaaaataatttctagagagagaaaaaaaaaagatacatcCAGTTAAAGTGAAGATAGATTTGaggttttttcaaagagaaaacATATGTAGCAGCCGAAAGCCGCAATACACTCAAcgtattgagtgtaaaaaaaaaaaaaattgatgtgagGTATGCTGCGCTTCCGGCTGACGCGTAGAATATCTCTTTTTCAAatgatgtataaatattataaaaaggaGTAAAAACTAGAGCGTATTCCACCCACCACCCTCTtacttctttataaatattgataGTATTTGCCTGCCAATTGTCCAGTGGCCGGGCGAGATGATTTCGGATGATCCATCGTCCGAGCCACCTATGTATgtactaaaaattatattttcaagtcaGTTGTAGAACACACTGGcaaaatatttacatgacataatttgatttaaaatataaattttaaaatttggatcTTATAAGTTAAATCTTACaatttaagtgatgtgaatgATGAAAAACCCTCGACTGCTTGAGCATTAACACTCTTCACAATTAAAGAATCACAAGCAATTGATAGGAATAGGATTGTCTCCTAGCGAGAGCTAAGGAGTTTGTTTACTTTAGGCAAGAGTGTCTCCTTCTTGAAAGAGGCTCGTTGGTTTTACTTTTCTTGGTCGTTATTGTTCTTCTTCTCTTATTGAGAGTGTGTTGTGCTGCGATGGctgatgatatcattgaaaaaTGGGGTGAACTTTGCCTCACTGAAAGAGAACATAATGCTTTAGACGTGGAGATTTCAAAAGAGAACATGGTGTCTATTTGTGGTAAACTCTACCTTATTggtgtggcgccctcgacccccatttgttatttttgtagagttCATGATACTGGGATGATGAACACATAGATCACGCACCCTaacgaccagtgctcagagtgtgtacatcatgcaataagtgtacaaaataatattcacagcggagaaataaaaggtctttcaggtaactttacaaggattaaacagtcattccacagataaattaaaaacggaaaataatataaggaaaacaaatcccataacgcTGAACAGTTTCTCAGCAACTCAAACCTCTGGCGGAGCTGATCCCTCGGGTTCATActcgggctctgcgtcagactctacAACACCATAAGAgggaaccgtagggtaaaacactaCAAtaagattatgacatctcagcaagtaattaacccaaacaacatccaagagatttataaaaataacacgtgtccccatacggacataatccacataaaacaataccatatgtttttttttttccaaaaataccatTTCTAACCACTCAcatcaaaaatttcatttttggtccaatcataaccattaattaataagcatgcaccacggtctcccctatggaccgtccGCACGACTTGGCTCTCAtcgtcacatcacgggtaacgtccgtgcatgagacttcgtaacgagcgatgcccaattCCGCGCCTAGCGCGTATATGGctaagcatcctctaacctcgccagccaaaagGTCACAGAATcagtacgagagcgttaccgtctcaacacaattttaataaaacgataatTATACATTTCAACAATTAATTGGAATATACAATTGAAtaactcatttacataaaatagtctttcatttataatttcaccatttcacaaatacaagtaaaatCATGTCCTCCAAACCGGCACAAAGCCCAATTCCAACAACTCCAATTAAAAATCCCAACTCTTCAATGACCCGAGGCCCAATTCCAACAAACcaaccaatcaacagtttacaaataataaatacaacaataatattaaacgGAAAAATTACATACATGAAAAGGGAATAAATCTGGAAGATCAAGCGGAAGGGAGTGTTGCCAAGAGTGGCGGCACAACGGCGGCACACGGTTGAGCAGTGCCAAAATATTAGGTTTTATCACACGGCAACAACCAACAACAAACCGATTGATTTTCCCTCAATTTGGAACAAAACCAAGCACGGCCAAAGCTTCAAACTTTCAGATTCACAAACAAAATcacaattcaaaattcaaacagcAAAATGAAAAAGCTTGAAAGAGGGAAAGAGGGTGAAGATCTCGGAAGATTTATTTGAAGAAGCcatggcctatttataggccaaatgTGGCAGTTCGCAAGGCTTGCGTGTTGCACGGGTGGAAGAAGCAAAAATGGCAGCTCAAACCGTGCGTGGCGGAGTGAGTTGCGTGGTGAAGCTGCGGGTTGACAGCTGATGAAGGAGGTGGTGGCCATGGGGAGCGGCATGCACGACAGAAAGCTAAACGGAGCTCCACAGAACGACacggagaagaaagaagagagatgGAGGTGGTGGCTTGCGGCTGAGTTGCGTGACTAAGCTTCGAATGGCGTCGGCAGCTGCTGCGTGGAGGAAGAGGAATCTGctggaaggaagaaaaagaagaagaagaaaggagaagTGTTGTGCGGCGTAGGAGGAGAACACGATGGAGGGTTCCTCAAAACGGTGCCATTGCAAGCTGAGGGGGCTGGGTTCACTTAACCCGCATGGGTTGGGCTTCGGGCAGGGCTGGGTTAAACAGGCGCTCGGGCTAGGTTGGTTCTTAATGCACATGGGTTGGGTTTCACtttaaaatacaaacaaaacacacacacaacccaattaaataaataaaacactacaaataaaattatacaaaaataataacacattaatattaaggaaataaaAGCCCAAATTAAAacacaccaaaataaattataacaacaacaataaataacacatccattaaaaatatacgGATTTAAAACATAAGCAAAAATTAGAGATCTCACAATTGGACTCAATGTGGCCGAGAATAGTGTCAATGGGGAGGCTTTTAAATCTACCATGCAGACTCTGTGGAAGGCAAAATGGAGAATATAGTTCAAGGAGGTTGGTTCCAACCTCTTTGTCATTAAGTTTCAACATGCAGCAGACCTTCAGAAAGTGATGAAAGGTAGGCCTTGGACCTTTGATCGTAATTTATTATGCTTGACTTCTTTTGATGGTCATGTTGCACCAAAAGAAGTTACATTCTTTATTGAATCAATGTGGATTCAACTCTACAGTATCCCTTTAGGAGTGATGACTCGAGACATTGGCAGGCTGATTGGTAGTAAGATTAGTGTGGTGGAGGATATGGATACTGATGAGGATGGAGTAAGATGGGGTCCATATCTTAAAGTTAAAGTTGGTGTGGATATCACAAAGCCTTTCATGCATGGTATGTTGATCAATGTTCTAGGGAGtaaatgtttgattttttttaagtatgaaaGACTTCCAAATTTCTGTTTTAATTGTGGCACTATTAAACATGGTGCTAGTGGGTGTGATCAGTCGAATGTTGGAAAATCCTTGCATAGTGGGTCCCAAAGTCAATATGGAGTCTGCCTTCGAACTTTATCTTAAAAACCAGTTTCTAAATCATCTCCCATGAACAATGGAAGTAAAGATCATGGCAATTCTCATGGTTCTTGGGACCAGGATGAAGATGAAGGtggaaaaggaaataatgtCAAGGATGGTAAGATTTCAAATTCTGCTGGAAAATAGGCAAATTCAGTGGAAGAGATCAAACCTATAACAGTTAATATGGAAAGTCTCCTTCCTAGGAATGAGGAGCAATCAAAGGGTCTAAGATTTGAAGTAGAGAGAGGAAATCAATTAGAGGAGCTTATTCAAGGGGTTGTTAGGTTGAAATTTGGCAACAAGGAAAGAGTTGGTGTCTCTAATATGGATTCTCATTCAGCTGGAATCATggctgaaaatgagattttgtcCAATTCAGAAATCGGTCATCTCGAGTCCCTAGGAGCCTGTTATTCCAATCCTCCTCTATTTAAGGAATTTGATGATAGTTATCTTGATCAGAATACAAGTGTTGACTCTTTTCAAAGTGAGCAGAATTATATGATTGTAGATGGCCTTAATGACaaggggcaaaaaaaaaaaaaaaaaccaaatggaaaaggaaagctcGAAATAAAACAAGTTCCCCAGGCCACCATTATGATATAAGGTAAGAGAAGTCTAGTGCCTGGGGTAGAAGATGATACTGATGGAAGGAGCTTTTCTAAAAAACAGAAGAATGAAACCACTGAAGGAGTGCTGACTCAATCTCAATTGGCAGAGGCTGGTGTCCAGCCCTGCCAAAACCAATGAGTTGCCTAAGTTTGAACTACTAAGAGCTTGAGAACCCTCGGACAATTAGGGTCCTTAGTCTGCTGATTAATGAGAAGTGTCTCAGTGTGGTGTTTtttatggaaagaaaatataataaagaaaaaatggaggcTATAAGGGTTAAGCTAAAATTTGATGCTTGTTTGGCAGTAGAAAGCATTGGTAAAAGTGGTGGTCTTGCACTATTTTGGAAAGGATATTTTAATGTCATTATTAGCAGCTATACGAAAAGGCACATCAATGCAATTATTTCTGAGCACCATGGCAATCAGAAATTGATGTTTACAGGTTTCTATGGACATCCTGAGACTTTTAAGAGGGAGCAGAGTTGGGCACTTATGAAAATGCTCAAACAAGACACAACTCTTCCTTGGATCTGTATGAGGGATTTTAATGAGCTAATTAGTCAAAAGGAGAAGGTGGGGGCTAGAATCAGACCCTACAGACAGATGGAGCAATTTAAGGCTGCAATTGAGTGGTGTTCTTTGAATGGTGTTTATACACAAGGACCAAAGTTTACATTGTCCAACAATAGACCTGAGGCTTTCTTCACTAAAGAAAAGCTTGATAGAGCTTTAGCTGATACTGAGTGGCAGCAAATGTTCCCTA
This genomic interval from Juglans regia cultivar Chandler chromosome 3, Walnut 2.0, whole genome shotgun sequence contains the following:
- the LOC108981025 gene encoding actin-depolymerizing factor 2-like, whose translation is MANAASGIAVHDDCKLRFLELKAKRTYRFIVFKIEEKQKQVIVEKVGEPNQGYEDFTASLPADECRYAVYDFDFVTEENCQKSRIFFVAWSPDTSRVRSKMIYASSKDRFKRELDGIQVELQATDPTEIGLDVIKSRAS